A single Nicotiana tabacum cultivar K326 chromosome 5, ASM71507v2, whole genome shotgun sequence DNA region contains:
- the LOC142181117 gene encoding patatin-T5-like, whose product MATTGSYFILFFLVLATTGSTSSVVGEIATVLSIDGGGIKGIIPATVLSFLESQLQELDNNEDARLADYFDVIAGTSTGGILTTMISAPNEKGRPFSAAKDIVSFYFEHGPKIFPQGVWPPILGPKYDGKYLHKVLEDKLGETRLHQTLTNVVIPTFDMKKFQPIIFTKSEIANSPHLDAKMSDICYGTAAAPTYFPPYYFENDDGKGNQHEFNLIDGGVVAVNPALIAVSTVTKSVDPSVASIKPLDVKQVLLLSLGTGTTADFAGTYTAKEADNWGLVSWLFHNNSNPLIEMSSEASVIMNDYYIATIYRALGAETNYLRIEENALTGTTTQMDNATEANMNLLVQVGENLLKKPVSKENPETNEEALKKFAKLLSERKKRRANKADS is encoded by the exons atggCAACTACTGGatcttattttattctattttttttggtACTGGCAACTACTGGATCAACATCCTCTGTGGTGGGAGAAATAGCGACTGTTCTAAGCATTGATGGAGGTGGCATTAAAGGCATCATCCCTGCTACTGTTCTTTCTTTTTTGGAAAGCCAACTCCAG GAATTAGACAATAATGAAGATGCAAGACTTGCAGATTACTTTGATGTGATTGCGGGGACAAGTACAGGTGGCATATTGACCACTATGATAAGTGCTCCAAATGAAAAGGGTCGTCCCTTCTCTGCTGCCAAAGATATTGTATCCTTTTACTTCGAGCATGGCCCTAAGATTTTTCCACAGGG AGTTTGGCCTCCCATTTTGGGCCCCAAATATGATGGAAAATATCTTCACAAAGTTCTGGAAGACAAGTTGGGAGAGACTCGTTTGCATCAGACTTTAACAAATGTTGTCATTCCAACTTTTGACATGAAGAAATTTCAGCCAATAATATTCACCAAATCGGAG ATAGCAAACTCACCTCATCTGGATGCTAAGATGTCTGACATATGCTATGGTACCGCTGCTGCTCCAACTTATTTTCCTCCATATTACTTTGAGAATGATGATGGTAAAGGAAATCAGCATGAGTTCAATCTTATTGATGGTGGTGTTGTTGCTGTCAATCCG GCCTTAATTGCCGTAAGCACAGTAACCAAAAGTGTGGATCCATCAGTTGCTTCTATAAAGCCATTGGACGTCAAACAAGTTTTGCTGCTCTCATTAGGGACTGGCACTACTGCAGATTTTGCTGGGACATACACAGCAAAGGAGGCAGATAATTGGGGTCTTGTTTCCTGGCTATTTCATAATAATTCGAACCCTCTTATTGAAATGTCATCTGAAGCAAGTGTTATTATGAATGATTATTACATCGCCACCATCTATCGCGCTCTTGGTGCTGAAACGAATTACCTCAGGATTGAA GAAAATGCATTAACTGGTACTACAACCCAAATGGATAATGCTACAGAGGCTAATATGAACTTATTGGTACAAGTTGGTGAAAACTTGTTGAAGAAACCAGTTTCCAAAGAGAATCCTGAAACCAATGAGGAAGCTCTAAAGAA GTTTGCTAAATTGCTCtcagaaaggaagaaaagacgtgCAAACAAAGCCGACTCATAA